A section of the Lepus europaeus isolate LE1 chromosome 10, mLepTim1.pri, whole genome shotgun sequence genome encodes:
- the SMARCC2 gene encoding SWI/SNF complex subunit SMARCC2 isoform X2, which yields MAVRKKDGGPNVKYYEAADTVTQFDNVRLWLGKNYKKYIQAEPPTNKSLSSLVVQLLQFQEEVFGKHVSNAPLTKLPIKCFLDFKAGGSLCHILAAAYKFKSDQGWRRYDFQNPSRMDRNVEMFMTIEKSLVQNNCLSRPNIFLCPDIEPKLLGKLKDIIKRHQGTVTEDKNNASHVVYPVPGNLEEEEWVRPVMKRDKQVLLHWGYYPDSYDTWIPASEIEASVEDAPTPEKPRKVHAKWILDTDTFNEWMNEEDYEVNDDKNPVSRRKKISAKTLTDEVNSPDSDRRDKKGGNYKKRKRSPSPSPTPEAKKKNAKKGPSTPYTKSKRGHREEEQEDLTKDMDEPSPVPNVEEVTLPKTVNTKKDSESAPVKGGTMTDLDEQEDESMETTGKDEDENSTGNKGEQTKNPDLHEDNVTEQTHHIIIPSYAAWFDYNSVHAIERRALPEFFNGKNKSKTPEIYLAYRNFMIDTYRLNPQEYLTSTACRRNLAGDVCAIMRVHAFLEQWGLINYQVDAESRPTPMGPPPTSHFHVLADTPSGLVPLQPKTPQTSASQQMLNFPDKGKEKPTDMQNFGLRTDMYTKKSLPSKSKAAASATREWTEQETLLLLEALEMYKDDWNKVSEHVGSRTQDECILHFLRLPIEDPYLEDSEASLGPLAYQPIPFSQSGNPVMSTVAFLASVVDPRVASAAAKSALEEFSKMKEEVPTALVEAHVRKVEEAAKVTGKADPAFGLESSGIAGTTSDEPERIGPEESGTDEARAEGQATDEKKEPKEPREGGGAGEEEAKEKTSEAPKKDEEKGKEGDSEREPEKSDGDSIADPEKEKEPKEGQEEVLKEVVESEGERKTKVERDIGEGNLSTAAAAALAAAAVKAKHLAAVEERKIKSLVALLVETQMKKLEIKLRHFEELETIMDREREALEYQRQQLLADRQAFHMEQLKYAEMRARQQHFQQMHQQQQQPPPTLPPGSQPIPPTGAAGPPAVHGLAVAPASVAPAPAGSGVPPGSLGPSEQIGQAGSTAGPQQQQPAGAPQPGAVPPGVPPPGPHGPSPFPNQQTPPSMMPGAVPGSGHPGVAGNAPLGLPFGMPPPPPPAPSIIPFGSLADPISINLPPPPNLHGHHHHLPFAPGTLPPPNLPVSMANPLHPNLPATTTMPSSLPLGPGLGSAAAQSPAIVAAVQGNLLPSASPLPDPGTPLPPDPTAPSPGTVTPVPPPQ from the exons CGCATGGACCGCAACGTGGAAATGTTTATGACCATTGAGAAGTCCTTGGTGCAG AATAACTGCCTGTCTCGACCTAACATTTTTCTCTGCCCAGATATTGAGCCCAAACTGCTAGGGAAGCTAAAGGACATTATCAAGAGACACCAG GGAACAGTCACTGAGGATAAGAACAATGCCTCCCACGTTGTGTATCCTGTCCCAGGGAACCTCGAAGAAG aGGAATGGGTACGGCCAGTCATGAAGAGGGATAAACAGGTTCTTCTGCACTGGGGCTACTACCCTGACAG TTACGACACCTGGATCCCGGCAAGTGAAATTGAAGCATCTGTGGAAGACGCACCAACTCCCGAGAAACCTAGGAAG GTTCATGCAAAGTGGATCCTGGACACAGACACCTTCAATGAGTGGATGAATGAGGAAGACTATGAAGTAAATGATGACAAAAACCCTGTCTCCCGCCGAAAGAAGATTTCAGCTAAGACACTGACAGATGAG GTGAACAGCCCGGATTCAGATCGTCGAGACAAGAAGGGAGGGAACTATAAGAAGAGGAAACGTTCCCCTTCTCCTTCACCAACCCCAGAAGCTAAGAAGAAAAACGCTAAGAAAGG CCCTTCAACACCTTACACCAAGTCGAAGCGTGGCCACAGAGAAGAGGAGCAAGAAGACCTGACAAAGGACATGGATGAGCCCTCACCAGTCCCCAATGTAGAAGAGGTGACACTGCCCAAAACAG TGAACACTAAGAAGGACTCGGAGTCAGCTCCCGTCAAAGGAGGCACCATGACCGACCTGG ATGAACAGGAGGATGAGAGCATGGAGACCACGGGCAAG GATGAGGACGAGAACAGCACAGGGAACAAGGGGGAGCAGACCAAGAATCCAGACCTGCATGAGGACAACGTGACTGAGCAGACACACCACATCATCATTCCCAGCTACGCTGCCTGGTTTGACTACAACAG TGTGCATGCCATTGAGAGGAGGGCTCTCCCCGAGTTCTTCAACGGCAAGAACAAGTCCAAGACCCCAGAGAT CTACCTGGCCTACCGAAACTTCATGATTGACACTTACCGACTTAACCCCCAAGAGTACCTCACCTCCACTGCCTGCCGCCGGAACCTGGCCGGGGACGTCTGTGCCATCATGAG GGTCCATGCCTTCCTCGAGCAGTGGGGTCTTATTAACTACCAGGTGGATGCCGAGAGCCGACCAACCCCCATGGGGCCTCCGCCCACCTCTCACTTCCATGTCTTGGCCGACACACCGTCAGGGCTGGTGCCTCTGCAGCCCAAGACCCCGCAG ACCTCTGCTTCCCAGCAAATGCTCAACTTTCCTgacaaaggcaaagagaaaccAACGGACATGCAGAACTTCGGGCTGCGCACAGACATGTACACGAAGAAGAGCCTCCCCTCCAAG AGCAAAGCCGCAGCCAGTGCCACTCGAGAGTGGACAGAACAGGAGACCCTGCTACTCCTCGAG GCACTGGAAATGTACAAAGATGACTGGAACAAAGTATCTGAGCACGTGGGAAGCCGCACACAGGATGAGTGCATCTTGCATTTCCTTCGTCTTCCCATTGAAGACCCCTACCTGGAGGACTCGGAGGCCTCCCTGGGCCCCCTGGCCTACCAGCCCATCCCCTTCAGTCAGTCGGGCAACCCTGTCATGAGCACTGTCGCCTTCCTGGCCTCTGTCGTCGATCCCCGCGTCGCGTCTGCTGCTGCAAAGTCTGCCCTAG AGGAGTTCTCCAAAATGAAGGAAGAGGTGCCCACAGCCTTGGTGGAAGCCCACGTTCGGAAAGTGGAGGAAGCAGCCAAAGTGACAGGCAAGGCTGACCCAGCctttggcctggaaagcagcggcATCGCAGGAACCACCTCTGATGAGCCTGAGCGGATT GGCCCAGAGGAGAGCGGGACTGACGAAGCCCGGGCGGAGGGCCAGGCCACAGATGAGAAGAAGGAGCCCAAG GAGCCCCgggaaggaggaggggctggagaggaggaggCCAAGGAGAAAACTAGCGAGGCCCCCAAGAAGGatgaggagaaagggaaagaaggcGACAGCGAGAGGGAACCAGAGAAGAGTGATGGTGACTCAATAG CTGATccggagaaggagaaggagccaAAGGAAGGGCAAGAGGAAGTACTGAAGGAAGTGGTGGAGTCAGAGGGGGAAAGGAAGACAAAGGTGGAGCGGGACATTGGTGAGGGCAACCTctccaccgccgccgccgccgcccttgCTGCCGCCGCTGTGAAGGCCAAG cacTTAGCTGCCGTTGAAGAAAGGAAGATCAAGTCTTTGGTGGCTCTGCTCGTGGAAACTCAGATGAAAAAGTTGGAGATCAAACTCCGGCACTTCGAGGAGCTAGAGACGATCATGGACCGGGAGCGAGAAGCA CTGGAGtatcagaggcagcagctcctGGCCGACAGACAAGCCTTCCACATGGAGCAGCTAAAGTACGCGGAGATGAGGGCCCGGCAGCAGCACTTCCAACAGATGcaccaacagcagcagcagccaccgcCAACCCTGCCCCCAGGTTCCCAGCCTATCCCCCCTACAGGGGCTGCTGGGCCACCCGCAGTCCATGGCTTGGCCGTggctccagcctctgtggcccctgctcctgctggcAGTGGGGTCCCTCCTGGAAGCTTGGGCCCTTCTGAACAGATTGGGCAGGCAGGGTCAACGGCAGGGCCACAGCAGCAGCAACCAGCTGGAgccccccagcctggggcagTCCCACCAGGGGTACCCCCCCCTGGACCCCATG GCCCCTCACCGTTCCCCAACCAACAAACTCCTCCCTCAATGATGCCAGGGGCAGTGCCAGGCAGCGGGCACCCAGGCGTGGCGGGTAATGCTCCTTTGGGTTTGCCTTTTGGCatgccgcctcctcctcctcctgctccatcCATCATCCCATTTGGTAGTCTAGCCGACCCCATCAGTATTAACCTTCCCCCTCCTCCTAACCTGCATGGGCATCACCACCATCTCCCGTTCGCCCCGGGCACTCTCCCCCCACCTAACCTGCCTGTGTCCATGGCGAACCCTCTACATCCTAACCTGCCGGCGACCACCACCATGCCATCCTCCTTGCCTCTCGGGCCGGGGCTCGGATCCGCCGCAGCCCAgagccctgccattgtggcagCTGTTCAGGGCAACCTCCTGCCCAGTGCCAGCCCACTGCCAG ACCCAGGCACCCCTCTGCCTCCAGACCCCACAGCCCCGAGCCCAGGCACAGTCACCCCTGTGCCACCTCCACAGTGA
- the SMARCC2 gene encoding SWI/SNF complex subunit SMARCC2 isoform X8, whose amino-acid sequence MAVRKKDGGPNVKYYEAADTVTQFDNVRLWLGKNYKKYIQAEPPTNKSLSSLVVQLLQFQEEVFGKHVSNAPLTKLPIKCFLDFKAGGSLCHILAAAYKFKSDQGWRRYDFQNPSRMDRNVEMFMTIEKSLVQNNCLSRPNIFLCPDIEPKLLGKLKDIIKRHQGTVTEDKNNASHVVYPVPGNLEEEEWVRPVMKRDKQVLLHWGYYPDSYDTWIPASEIEASVEDAPTPEKPRKVHAKWILDTDTFNEWMNEEDYEVNDDKNPVSRRKKISAKTLTDEVNSPDSDRRDKKGGNYKKRKRSPSPSPTPEAKKKNAKKGPSTPYTKSKRGHREEEQEDLTKDMDEPSPVPNVEEVTLPKTVNTKKDSESAPVKGGTMTDLDEQEDESMETTGKDEDENSTGNKGEQTKNPDLHEDNVTEQTHHIIIPSYAAWFDYNSVHAIERRALPEFFNGKNKSKTPEIYLAYRNFMIDTYRLNPQEYLTSTACRRNLAGDVCAIMRVHAFLEQWGLINYQVDAESRPTPMGPPPTSHFHVLADTPSGLVPLQPKTPQGRQVDADTKAGRKGKELDDLVPETAKGKPELQTSASQQMLNFPDKGKEKPTDMQNFGLRTDMYTKKSLPSKSKAAASATREWTEQETLLLLEALEMYKDDWNKVSEHVGSRTQDECILHFLRLPIEDPYLEDSEASLGPLAYQPIPFSQSGNPVMSTVAFLASVVDPRVASAAAKSALEEFSKMKEEVPTALVEAHVRKVEEAAKVTGKADPAFGLESSGIAGTTSDEPERIEESGTDEARAEGQATDEKKEPKEPREGGGAGEEEAKEKTSEAPKKDEEKGKEGDSEREPEKSDGDSIADPEKEKEPKEGQEEVLKEVVESEGERKTKVERDIGEGNLSTAAAAALAAAAVKAKHLAAVEERKIKSLVALLVETQMKKLEIKLRHFEELETIMDREREALEYQRQQLLADRQAFHMEQLKYAEMRARQQHFQQMHQQQQQPPPTLPPGSQPIPPTGAAGPPAVHGLAVAPASVAPAPAGSGVPPGSLGPSEQIGQAGSTAGPQQQQPAGAPQPGAVPPGVPPPGPHGPSPFPNQQTPPSMMPGAVPGSGHPGVAAQSPAIVAAVQGNLLPSASPLPDPGTPLPPDPTAPSPGTVTPVPPPQ is encoded by the exons CGCATGGACCGCAACGTGGAAATGTTTATGACCATTGAGAAGTCCTTGGTGCAG AATAACTGCCTGTCTCGACCTAACATTTTTCTCTGCCCAGATATTGAGCCCAAACTGCTAGGGAAGCTAAAGGACATTATCAAGAGACACCAG GGAACAGTCACTGAGGATAAGAACAATGCCTCCCACGTTGTGTATCCTGTCCCAGGGAACCTCGAAGAAG aGGAATGGGTACGGCCAGTCATGAAGAGGGATAAACAGGTTCTTCTGCACTGGGGCTACTACCCTGACAG TTACGACACCTGGATCCCGGCAAGTGAAATTGAAGCATCTGTGGAAGACGCACCAACTCCCGAGAAACCTAGGAAG GTTCATGCAAAGTGGATCCTGGACACAGACACCTTCAATGAGTGGATGAATGAGGAAGACTATGAAGTAAATGATGACAAAAACCCTGTCTCCCGCCGAAAGAAGATTTCAGCTAAGACACTGACAGATGAG GTGAACAGCCCGGATTCAGATCGTCGAGACAAGAAGGGAGGGAACTATAAGAAGAGGAAACGTTCCCCTTCTCCTTCACCAACCCCAGAAGCTAAGAAGAAAAACGCTAAGAAAGG CCCTTCAACACCTTACACCAAGTCGAAGCGTGGCCACAGAGAAGAGGAGCAAGAAGACCTGACAAAGGACATGGATGAGCCCTCACCAGTCCCCAATGTAGAAGAGGTGACACTGCCCAAAACAG TGAACACTAAGAAGGACTCGGAGTCAGCTCCCGTCAAAGGAGGCACCATGACCGACCTGG ATGAACAGGAGGATGAGAGCATGGAGACCACGGGCAAG GATGAGGACGAGAACAGCACAGGGAACAAGGGGGAGCAGACCAAGAATCCAGACCTGCATGAGGACAACGTGACTGAGCAGACACACCACATCATCATTCCCAGCTACGCTGCCTGGTTTGACTACAACAG TGTGCATGCCATTGAGAGGAGGGCTCTCCCCGAGTTCTTCAACGGCAAGAACAAGTCCAAGACCCCAGAGAT CTACCTGGCCTACCGAAACTTCATGATTGACACTTACCGACTTAACCCCCAAGAGTACCTCACCTCCACTGCCTGCCGCCGGAACCTGGCCGGGGACGTCTGTGCCATCATGAG GGTCCATGCCTTCCTCGAGCAGTGGGGTCTTATTAACTACCAGGTGGATGCCGAGAGCCGACCAACCCCCATGGGGCCTCCGCCCACCTCTCACTTCCATGTCTTGGCCGACACACCGTCAGGGCTGGTGCCTCTGCAGCCCAAGACCCCGCAG GGCCGCCAGGTTGATGCTGATACCAAGGCTGGGCGAAAGGGCAAAGAGCTGGATGACCTGGTGCCAGAGACggctaagggcaagccagagctG CAGACCTCTGCTTCCCAGCAAATGCTCAACTTTCCTgacaaaggcaaagagaaaccAACGGACATGCAGAACTTCGGGCTGCGCACAGACATGTACACGAAGAAGAGCCTCCCCTCCAAG AGCAAAGCCGCAGCCAGTGCCACTCGAGAGTGGACAGAACAGGAGACCCTGCTACTCCTCGAG GCACTGGAAATGTACAAAGATGACTGGAACAAAGTATCTGAGCACGTGGGAAGCCGCACACAGGATGAGTGCATCTTGCATTTCCTTCGTCTTCCCATTGAAGACCCCTACCTGGAGGACTCGGAGGCCTCCCTGGGCCCCCTGGCCTACCAGCCCATCCCCTTCAGTCAGTCGGGCAACCCTGTCATGAGCACTGTCGCCTTCCTGGCCTCTGTCGTCGATCCCCGCGTCGCGTCTGCTGCTGCAAAGTCTGCCCTAG AGGAGTTCTCCAAAATGAAGGAAGAGGTGCCCACAGCCTTGGTGGAAGCCCACGTTCGGAAAGTGGAGGAAGCAGCCAAAGTGACAGGCAAGGCTGACCCAGCctttggcctggaaagcagcggcATCGCAGGAACCACCTCTGATGAGCCTGAGCGGATTG AGGAGAGCGGGACTGACGAAGCCCGGGCGGAGGGCCAGGCCACAGATGAGAAGAAGGAGCCCAAG GAGCCCCgggaaggaggaggggctggagaggaggaggCCAAGGAGAAAACTAGCGAGGCCCCCAAGAAGGatgaggagaaagggaaagaaggcGACAGCGAGAGGGAACCAGAGAAGAGTGATGGTGACTCAATAG CTGATccggagaaggagaaggagccaAAGGAAGGGCAAGAGGAAGTACTGAAGGAAGTGGTGGAGTCAGAGGGGGAAAGGAAGACAAAGGTGGAGCGGGACATTGGTGAGGGCAACCTctccaccgccgccgccgccgcccttgCTGCCGCCGCTGTGAAGGCCAAG cacTTAGCTGCCGTTGAAGAAAGGAAGATCAAGTCTTTGGTGGCTCTGCTCGTGGAAACTCAGATGAAAAAGTTGGAGATCAAACTCCGGCACTTCGAGGAGCTAGAGACGATCATGGACCGGGAGCGAGAAGCA CTGGAGtatcagaggcagcagctcctGGCCGACAGACAAGCCTTCCACATGGAGCAGCTAAAGTACGCGGAGATGAGGGCCCGGCAGCAGCACTTCCAACAGATGcaccaacagcagcagcagccaccgcCAACCCTGCCCCCAGGTTCCCAGCCTATCCCCCCTACAGGGGCTGCTGGGCCACCCGCAGTCCATGGCTTGGCCGTggctccagcctctgtggcccctgctcctgctggcAGTGGGGTCCCTCCTGGAAGCTTGGGCCCTTCTGAACAGATTGGGCAGGCAGGGTCAACGGCAGGGCCACAGCAGCAGCAACCAGCTGGAgccccccagcctggggcagTCCCACCAGGGGTACCCCCCCCTGGACCCCATG GCCCCTCACCGTTCCCCAACCAACAAACTCCTCCCTCAATGATGCCAGGGGCAGTGCCAGGCAGCGGGCACCCAGGCGTGGCGG CCCAgagccctgccattgtggcagCTGTTCAGGGCAACCTCCTGCCCAGTGCCAGCCCACTGCCAG ACCCAGGCACCCCTCTGCCTCCAGACCCCACAGCCCCGAGCCCAGGCACAGTCACCCCTGTGCCACCTCCACAGTGA
- the SMARCC2 gene encoding SWI/SNF complex subunit SMARCC2 isoform X3, protein MAVRKKDGGPNVKYYEAADTVTQFDNVRLWLGKNYKKYIQAEPPTNKSLSSLVVQLLQFQEEVFGKHVSNAPLTKLPIKCFLDFKAGGSLCHILAAAYKFKSDQGWRRYDFQNPSRMDRNVEMFMTIEKSLVQNNCLSRPNIFLCPDIEPKLLGKLKDIIKRHQGTVTEDKNNASHVVYPVPGNLEEEEWVRPVMKRDKQVLLHWGYYPDSYDTWIPASEIEASVEDAPTPEKPRKVHAKWILDTDTFNEWMNEEDYEVNDDKNPVSRRKKISAKTLTDEVNSPDSDRRDKKGGNYKKRKRSPSPSPTPEAKKKNAKKGPSTPYTKSKRGHREEEQEDLTKDMDEPSPVPNVEEVTLPKTVNTKKDSESAPVKGGTMTDLDEQEDESMETTGKDEDENSTGNKGEQTKNPDLHEDNVTEQTHHIIIPSYAAWFDYNSVHAIERRALPEFFNGKNKSKTPEIYLAYRNFMIDTYRLNPQEYLTSTACRRNLAGDVCAIMRVHAFLEQWGLINYQVDAESRPTPMGPPPTSHFHVLADTPSGLVPLQPKTPQQTSASQQMLNFPDKGKEKPTDMQNFGLRTDMYTKKSLPSKSKAAASATREWTEQETLLLLEALEMYKDDWNKVSEHVGSRTQDECILHFLRLPIEDPYLEDSEASLGPLAYQPIPFSQSGNPVMSTVAFLASVVDPRVASAAAKSALEEFSKMKEEVPTALVEAHVRKVEEAAKVTGKADPAFGLESSGIAGTTSDEPERIEESGTDEARAEGQATDEKKEPKEPREGGGAGEEEAKEKTSEAPKKDEEKGKEGDSEREPEKSDGDSIADPEKEKEPKEGQEEVLKEVVESEGERKTKVERDIGEGNLSTAAAAALAAAAVKAKHLAAVEERKIKSLVALLVETQMKKLEIKLRHFEELETIMDREREALEYQRQQLLADRQAFHMEQLKYAEMRARQQHFQQMHQQQQQPPPTLPPGSQPIPPTGAAGPPAVHGLAVAPASVAPAPAGSGVPPGSLGPSEQIGQAGSTAGPQQQQPAGAPQPGAVPPGVPPPGPHGPSPFPNQQTPPSMMPGAVPGSGHPGVAGNAPLGLPFGMPPPPPPAPSIIPFGSLADPISINLPPPPNLHGHHHHLPFAPGTLPPPNLPVSMANPLHPNLPATTTMPSSLPLGPGLGSAAAQSPAIVAAVQGNLLPSASPLPDPGTPLPPDPTAPSPGTVTPVPPPQ, encoded by the exons CGCATGGACCGCAACGTGGAAATGTTTATGACCATTGAGAAGTCCTTGGTGCAG AATAACTGCCTGTCTCGACCTAACATTTTTCTCTGCCCAGATATTGAGCCCAAACTGCTAGGGAAGCTAAAGGACATTATCAAGAGACACCAG GGAACAGTCACTGAGGATAAGAACAATGCCTCCCACGTTGTGTATCCTGTCCCAGGGAACCTCGAAGAAG aGGAATGGGTACGGCCAGTCATGAAGAGGGATAAACAGGTTCTTCTGCACTGGGGCTACTACCCTGACAG TTACGACACCTGGATCCCGGCAAGTGAAATTGAAGCATCTGTGGAAGACGCACCAACTCCCGAGAAACCTAGGAAG GTTCATGCAAAGTGGATCCTGGACACAGACACCTTCAATGAGTGGATGAATGAGGAAGACTATGAAGTAAATGATGACAAAAACCCTGTCTCCCGCCGAAAGAAGATTTCAGCTAAGACACTGACAGATGAG GTGAACAGCCCGGATTCAGATCGTCGAGACAAGAAGGGAGGGAACTATAAGAAGAGGAAACGTTCCCCTTCTCCTTCACCAACCCCAGAAGCTAAGAAGAAAAACGCTAAGAAAGG CCCTTCAACACCTTACACCAAGTCGAAGCGTGGCCACAGAGAAGAGGAGCAAGAAGACCTGACAAAGGACATGGATGAGCCCTCACCAGTCCCCAATGTAGAAGAGGTGACACTGCCCAAAACAG TGAACACTAAGAAGGACTCGGAGTCAGCTCCCGTCAAAGGAGGCACCATGACCGACCTGG ATGAACAGGAGGATGAGAGCATGGAGACCACGGGCAAG GATGAGGACGAGAACAGCACAGGGAACAAGGGGGAGCAGACCAAGAATCCAGACCTGCATGAGGACAACGTGACTGAGCAGACACACCACATCATCATTCCCAGCTACGCTGCCTGGTTTGACTACAACAG TGTGCATGCCATTGAGAGGAGGGCTCTCCCCGAGTTCTTCAACGGCAAGAACAAGTCCAAGACCCCAGAGAT CTACCTGGCCTACCGAAACTTCATGATTGACACTTACCGACTTAACCCCCAAGAGTACCTCACCTCCACTGCCTGCCGCCGGAACCTGGCCGGGGACGTCTGTGCCATCATGAG GGTCCATGCCTTCCTCGAGCAGTGGGGTCTTATTAACTACCAGGTGGATGCCGAGAGCCGACCAACCCCCATGGGGCCTCCGCCCACCTCTCACTTCCATGTCTTGGCCGACACACCGTCAGGGCTGGTGCCTCTGCAGCCCAAGACCCCGCAG CAGACCTCTGCTTCCCAGCAAATGCTCAACTTTCCTgacaaaggcaaagagaaaccAACGGACATGCAGAACTTCGGGCTGCGCACAGACATGTACACGAAGAAGAGCCTCCCCTCCAAG AGCAAAGCCGCAGCCAGTGCCACTCGAGAGTGGACAGAACAGGAGACCCTGCTACTCCTCGAG GCACTGGAAATGTACAAAGATGACTGGAACAAAGTATCTGAGCACGTGGGAAGCCGCACACAGGATGAGTGCATCTTGCATTTCCTTCGTCTTCCCATTGAAGACCCCTACCTGGAGGACTCGGAGGCCTCCCTGGGCCCCCTGGCCTACCAGCCCATCCCCTTCAGTCAGTCGGGCAACCCTGTCATGAGCACTGTCGCCTTCCTGGCCTCTGTCGTCGATCCCCGCGTCGCGTCTGCTGCTGCAAAGTCTGCCCTAG AGGAGTTCTCCAAAATGAAGGAAGAGGTGCCCACAGCCTTGGTGGAAGCCCACGTTCGGAAAGTGGAGGAAGCAGCCAAAGTGACAGGCAAGGCTGACCCAGCctttggcctggaaagcagcggcATCGCAGGAACCACCTCTGATGAGCCTGAGCGGATTG AGGAGAGCGGGACTGACGAAGCCCGGGCGGAGGGCCAGGCCACAGATGAGAAGAAGGAGCCCAAG GAGCCCCgggaaggaggaggggctggagaggaggaggCCAAGGAGAAAACTAGCGAGGCCCCCAAGAAGGatgaggagaaagggaaagaaggcGACAGCGAGAGGGAACCAGAGAAGAGTGATGGTGACTCAATAG CTGATccggagaaggagaaggagccaAAGGAAGGGCAAGAGGAAGTACTGAAGGAAGTGGTGGAGTCAGAGGGGGAAAGGAAGACAAAGGTGGAGCGGGACATTGGTGAGGGCAACCTctccaccgccgccgccgccgcccttgCTGCCGCCGCTGTGAAGGCCAAG cacTTAGCTGCCGTTGAAGAAAGGAAGATCAAGTCTTTGGTGGCTCTGCTCGTGGAAACTCAGATGAAAAAGTTGGAGATCAAACTCCGGCACTTCGAGGAGCTAGAGACGATCATGGACCGGGAGCGAGAAGCA CTGGAGtatcagaggcagcagctcctGGCCGACAGACAAGCCTTCCACATGGAGCAGCTAAAGTACGCGGAGATGAGGGCCCGGCAGCAGCACTTCCAACAGATGcaccaacagcagcagcagccaccgcCAACCCTGCCCCCAGGTTCCCAGCCTATCCCCCCTACAGGGGCTGCTGGGCCACCCGCAGTCCATGGCTTGGCCGTggctccagcctctgtggcccctgctcctgctggcAGTGGGGTCCCTCCTGGAAGCTTGGGCCCTTCTGAACAGATTGGGCAGGCAGGGTCAACGGCAGGGCCACAGCAGCAGCAACCAGCTGGAgccccccagcctggggcagTCCCACCAGGGGTACCCCCCCCTGGACCCCATG GCCCCTCACCGTTCCCCAACCAACAAACTCCTCCCTCAATGATGCCAGGGGCAGTGCCAGGCAGCGGGCACCCAGGCGTGGCGGGTAATGCTCCTTTGGGTTTGCCTTTTGGCatgccgcctcctcctcctcctgctccatcCATCATCCCATTTGGTAGTCTAGCCGACCCCATCAGTATTAACCTTCCCCCTCCTCCTAACCTGCATGGGCATCACCACCATCTCCCGTTCGCCCCGGGCACTCTCCCCCCACCTAACCTGCCTGTGTCCATGGCGAACCCTCTACATCCTAACCTGCCGGCGACCACCACCATGCCATCCTCCTTGCCTCTCGGGCCGGGGCTCGGATCCGCCGCAGCCCAgagccctgccattgtggcagCTGTTCAGGGCAACCTCCTGCCCAGTGCCAGCCCACTGCCAG ACCCAGGCACCCCTCTGCCTCCAGACCCCACAGCCCCGAGCCCAGGCACAGTCACCCCTGTGCCACCTCCACAGTGA